From Humisphaera borealis, the proteins below share one genomic window:
- a CDS encoding RNA polymerase sigma factor: protein MPIQTFILANGSRLLQYIRKIFPTSLRASYDPLDVYQTAVFEAFRRAPQFRHINNDATMGWLRLIARRQIGMTLRRERHRLLAATADAPAGSGPTLRLLEEYATYLRTPSKSAMRREILRAVEQTMESLPAHLREAVRLKHIEGLGMAEVAARINRTEAAAATLCYRGLRLLKRKLRSFSQFA from the coding sequence ATGCCGATTCAGACATTCATCCTCGCCAACGGCAGTCGGCTGCTGCAGTACATTCGCAAGATCTTTCCCACGTCCCTCCGCGCCTCCTACGACCCGCTCGACGTCTACCAGACCGCCGTCTTCGAGGCCTTCCGCCGGGCACCCCAGTTCCGCCACATCAATAACGATGCCACCATGGGCTGGCTCCGACTGATCGCCCGCCGACAGATCGGCATGACCCTTCGCCGCGAACGCCACCGTCTCCTGGCGGCGACCGCCGACGCACCCGCCGGCTCGGGTCCCACCCTTCGCCTGCTCGAGGAGTACGCGACGTACCTGCGTACACCCAGCAAGTCGGCGATGCGGCGGGAGATTCTGCGGGCGGTCGAACAAACGATGGAGTCGCTCCCGGCCCATCTCCGCGAAGCCGTCCGCCTGAAACACATCGAAGGCCTTGGCATGGCTGAAGTTGCCGCCAGGATCAACCGCACCGAGGCCGCCGCCGCCACCCTCTGCTACCGCGGTCTGCGGCTTCTGAAGCGAAAACTGCGGTCATTCTCGCAATTCGCCTGA
- a CDS encoding ATP-binding protein, producing MATGDDMIKSLREALKHSPDNLPLRLHLGESLMGLGRYEEAEWEYKAAIEAAPHDARCKLGLADAYFKGGKGSPAMVVVEELIKLPNPPARTYLLYSKLLFKSGDVDRAVRQYKRAIEADEELADGTYAGQLGIHGSAAEEAESDVVDGRMRASGAGGSDGDPSIPIERPKITFADVGGMDTLKDEIRMKIIHPLAHPELYKAYGKTIGGGILMYGPPGCGKTHLARATAGEIKAGFVSVGINDVLDMWIGNSERNLHEIFDRARRSRPCVLFFDEVDALAASRTDMRHSGGRHQINQFLAEMDGVAASNDGLLILAATNAPWHVDPAFRRPGRFDRILFIPPPDATARAGILQLLLTGKPVQDIDHDQIAKKTDGFSGADLKAVVDMAIESKLREAMRDGIPKPMTTRDLTSAAAQVRPSTREWFNTAKNYALYSNQGGVYDDILKYMKL from the coding sequence ATGGCAACCGGCGACGACATGATCAAGTCCCTTCGGGAAGCGCTGAAGCACTCTCCCGACAACCTTCCCCTGCGCCTGCACCTGGGCGAATCGCTGATGGGTTTGGGCCGTTACGAGGAAGCCGAGTGGGAATACAAAGCCGCGATTGAGGCAGCCCCGCATGATGCCCGATGCAAGCTGGGCCTGGCCGATGCCTACTTCAAGGGCGGTAAGGGGTCGCCGGCGATGGTGGTGGTGGAGGAACTGATCAAGCTCCCCAACCCCCCCGCCAGGACTTACCTGCTCTACAGCAAGCTGCTCTTCAAGTCCGGCGATGTCGATCGCGCCGTGCGGCAGTACAAGCGGGCGATCGAAGCAGACGAAGAACTGGCCGACGGCACCTACGCCGGCCAGCTCGGCATCCACGGCTCGGCCGCGGAGGAAGCCGAGAGCGACGTCGTTGACGGCCGCATGCGGGCCTCGGGCGCCGGTGGTTCGGACGGCGATCCGTCGATCCCCATCGAACGGCCGAAGATCACCTTCGCCGACGTCGGCGGCATGGACACGCTCAAGGACGAGATCCGGATGAAGATTATTCATCCGCTCGCCCACCCCGAACTTTACAAGGCGTACGGAAAGACGATCGGCGGCGGCATCCTGATGTACGGACCGCCGGGCTGCGGCAAGACGCACCTGGCCCGCGCGACGGCTGGCGAGATCAAGGCGGGGTTCGTCTCTGTCGGCATCAATGACGTGCTGGACATGTGGATCGGCAACAGTGAGCGGAACCTGCACGAGATCTTCGATCGCGCCCGCCGGAGCCGTCCGTGCGTGCTGTTCTTCGACGAGGTTGACGCCCTGGCCGCCAGCCGCACCGACATGCGGCACTCCGGCGGGCGGCACCAGATCAACCAGTTCCTCGCCGAGATGGACGGCGTAGCCGCGAGCAACGACGGTCTGCTGATCCTGGCGGCCACCAACGCCCCCTGGCACGTCGACCCCGCTTTCCGCCGGCCCGGCCGATTCGACCGGATCCTGTTCATTCCGCCGCCCGATGCGACGGCTCGGGCCGGCATCCTGCAACTGCTGCTGACCGGTAAGCCGGTACAGGACATCGACCACGATCAGATCGCGAAGAAGACCGACGGCTTCAGCGGCGCCGACCTCAAGGCGGTTGTGGACATGGCGATCGAGAGCAAGCTTCGCGAGGCGATGCGCGACGGCATTCCCAAGCCGATGACCACCAGGGATCTCACGTCCGCCGCCGCCCAAGTCCGGCCTAGCACCCGCGAATGGTTCAACACCGCCAAGAACTACGCTTTGTATTCCAACCAGGGAGGCGTCTACGACGACATCCTGAAGTACATGAAACTCTGA
- a CDS encoding dihydrofolate reductase family protein, whose product MQPLRYSINVTLDGCCDHRAGTTDEELHRYWAENLARADGLLFGRVTYEMMESAWRPSATGAMPDWMADWMLPFARTIDAAKKYVVSSTLDRVDWNAELVRGGLGDAVGRLKREPGKGLFVGGVTLPKALAELGLIDEYEFVVHPRVAGHGPTLFAGLSKYVDLKLVSRREFGSGAVALRYEPKR is encoded by the coding sequence ATGCAACCCCTTCGCTATTCCATCAACGTGACCCTGGACGGGTGCTGCGACCATCGTGCCGGCACGACGGACGAAGAATTGCATCGTTACTGGGCCGAGAACCTGGCGCGGGCCGACGGACTGCTCTTTGGCAGGGTCACCTATGAAATGATGGAGTCCGCCTGGCGGCCGTCGGCGACGGGCGCGATGCCGGATTGGATGGCCGACTGGATGTTGCCCTTTGCCCGGACGATCGACGCGGCCAAGAAGTACGTCGTGTCGAGCACGCTGGACCGTGTCGATTGGAACGCGGAGCTGGTGCGCGGCGGTCTGGGGGACGCCGTCGGTCGGCTCAAGCGGGAGCCGGGCAAGGGACTGTTCGTCGGCGGCGTGACGCTCCCGAAGGCGCTCGCGGAGCTGGGGTTGATCGATGAGTACGAGTTCGTCGTGCATCCCAGGGTGGCAGGCCACGGGCCGACGCTGTTCGCGGGGCTGTCGAAGTATGTCGACCTGAAGCTCGTGAGCCGACGGGAGTTCGGCTCGGGGGCGGTGGCGCTGAGGTATGAGCCGAAAAGGTAG
- the hemA gene encoding glutamyl-tRNA reductase, protein MQRLLLLGLNHTTAPLEVREKLAFSPAQRDAAVAALRARFPECEAVLLSTCNRVEIYVSRGGTFHHPHPVVEELVDFLAESHALPPEGVRPHLYHKAGREAALHLFRVASSLDSLVLGENQILGQVREAYETAKAQNTTGAILNPLFQRAVAVGKQVRSDTALAEGRLSIASVAVEYAGRIFETFSDKTVLCIGAGKMATLVLEHLVALAPGKLLLCNRNADRATALAEQFKGAAVPFDRLADHLAAADIVVTSTGSIDPIITRAMFTKVLRRRRYRPVFLIDIAVPRDIEASVGELEQVYLYNVDDLQQVVAGTQQQRQSAVQDAEAIVSKHLDEFAVWHRQREMGPTIDRLYKRYHRMAREELDRTINKLPAAAQQERAALEEMTRRIVNKLLHRPIHAMRHADPEHPEIPYVHAMEKLFDLEEELNEAVGGTGAAAEKPASTSIDQSPPTSKPDDAA, encoded by the coding sequence ATGCAGCGTCTTTTGCTCCTGGGACTGAACCACACTACCGCGCCACTGGAGGTGCGCGAGAAGCTTGCCTTCTCCCCCGCCCAGCGCGACGCGGCTGTTGCGGCGCTGCGGGCGAGATTCCCCGAATGCGAAGCCGTTCTGCTGTCCACCTGCAACCGCGTCGAGATCTACGTATCCCGCGGCGGGACCTTCCATCATCCGCATCCGGTGGTGGAGGAACTGGTCGATTTCCTCGCCGAGTCGCACGCGCTGCCCCCTGAGGGTGTTCGTCCGCACCTGTATCACAAAGCCGGTCGCGAGGCCGCCCTGCACTTGTTCCGTGTCGCCAGTTCGCTCGATTCGCTGGTGCTCGGCGAGAACCAGATTTTGGGGCAGGTGCGCGAAGCCTATGAAACGGCAAAGGCTCAGAACACCACCGGCGCGATCCTTAACCCTCTGTTCCAGCGGGCCGTCGCGGTCGGCAAACAGGTTCGGAGCGATACCGCGCTGGCCGAGGGGCGGTTGAGCATCGCCAGTGTCGCCGTCGAGTACGCCGGTCGGATCTTCGAAACGTTCTCCGACAAGACCGTCCTGTGCATCGGTGCGGGCAAGATGGCGACGCTGGTTCTGGAGCACCTGGTGGCGCTGGCGCCGGGCAAGCTGCTGCTTTGCAATCGAAATGCCGACCGTGCCACCGCGCTGGCCGAACAGTTCAAAGGCGCGGCCGTTCCGTTCGATCGTCTTGCCGACCACTTGGCGGCGGCCGATATCGTCGTGACCTCCACCGGTTCGATCGACCCGATCATCACCCGGGCGATGTTCACCAAGGTGCTGCGCCGTCGGCGGTATCGACCGGTGTTCCTGATCGATATCGCCGTCCCGCGCGACATTGAGGCATCTGTCGGCGAACTGGAGCAGGTGTACCTGTACAACGTTGACGACCTGCAGCAGGTCGTGGCCGGAACGCAGCAGCAACGGCAGTCGGCGGTACAGGACGCCGAGGCGATCGTGTCAAAGCACCTCGACGAGTTTGCCGTCTGGCACCGCCAGCGTGAGATGGGGCCCACGATCGACCGCCTTTACAAGCGCTATCACCGGATGGCGCGCGAAGAACTGGACCGCACGATCAACAAGCTTCCGGCCGCTGCGCAGCAGGAGCGGGCGGCACTGGAAGAGATGACTCGACGCATCGTCAACAAGCTGCTGCACCGACCAATCCATGCGATGCGTCATGCCGACCCGGAGCATCCCGAGATTCCGTACGTTCACGCGATGGAGAAGCTCTTCGACCTTGAAGAGGAACTGAACGAGGCGGTCGGCGGCACGGGGGCCGCCGCGGAAAAGCCGGCATCCACCAGCATCGACCAGTCTCCGCCGACATCCAAGCCGGACGACGCGGCATGA
- a CDS encoding nuclear transport factor 2 family protein, giving the protein MATQNIRSRVDSLVEYIKTGRILDAMTEFYASDTQMQENGNPPTKGLAENIEREKQFLAQVKVWKGFEVKALAVEGDTAFMESTIDFIAQNDQPVHMEQVSVSRWKDGKIAHERFYYDSGAKK; this is encoded by the coding sequence ATGGCTACCCAGAATATCCGCAGTCGCGTCGATTCGCTCGTCGAGTACATCAAGACCGGTCGCATCCTCGATGCAATGACCGAGTTTTACGCCAGCGACACCCAGATGCAGGAAAACGGCAACCCGCCGACCAAGGGGCTGGCAGAGAACATTGAGCGGGAGAAGCAGTTCCTGGCGCAGGTCAAGGTATGGAAAGGGTTCGAGGTCAAGGCACTAGCGGTCGAAGGGGACACGGCGTTCATGGAGAGCACGATTGACTTCATCGCCCAGAACGATCAGCCGGTCCACATGGAACAGGTCTCGGTCAGCCGGTGGAAAGACGGGAAGATCGCCCACGAGCGGTTCTACTATGACAGCGGCGCAAAGAAGTGA
- the ccsA gene encoding cytochrome c biogenesis protein CcsA has product MHNVSNGQIALLVATIACFAVATICSLLRLRRDHEGLRVVGKVVAYLGLLSSVGVLIWHSAERGTWIPLGDNFDTLVCLGVLLAGFVLYMQVFRPLRGLEGFLLPIVILLMTAAVVFGRTQPHDYVNTTWSWVHRIAAYGGAVAFAIACAGGLMFLWVSRRLKSARIAGPGPRMGSLERLEHLTLLSVGLGFGLLTIGAITGLARIAETPGDTRLGDQWYLNPKVLLALCVWVVYAVVLHSPINPSFRGRRAAVLSVVGFALMVGTVVAVQFVPSGR; this is encoded by the coding sequence ATGCATAACGTTTCCAACGGACAGATTGCCCTTCTGGTCGCAACGATCGCCTGCTTTGCAGTAGCGACGATCTGTTCGCTGCTGCGCCTGCGGCGCGATCACGAAGGGCTGCGCGTCGTCGGTAAGGTTGTCGCCTACCTTGGGTTGCTCTCCAGCGTCGGCGTTCTGATCTGGCATTCGGCCGAACGCGGTACCTGGATTCCACTGGGCGACAATTTCGACACGCTGGTTTGTCTTGGCGTGCTGCTGGCGGGTTTCGTGCTTTACATGCAGGTATTCCGGCCGCTGCGAGGGTTGGAAGGCTTTCTACTTCCGATCGTGATCCTGCTGATGACCGCTGCCGTCGTCTTCGGGCGCACCCAGCCGCATGACTACGTGAATACGACCTGGTCCTGGGTCCACCGGATTGCCGCGTACGGCGGTGCGGTTGCGTTTGCGATCGCCTGTGCGGGCGGACTGATGTTCCTCTGGGTCAGCCGCCGATTGAAGTCGGCGAGGATTGCAGGTCCGGGGCCGCGAATGGGTAGCCTCGAACGCCTCGAACACCTGACACTGCTGTCGGTCGGTTTGGGTTTCGGCCTGCTGACGATCGGCGCCATCACCGGCCTGGCCCGCATCGCCGAGACCCCCGGCGACACGCGGCTGGGCGACCAGTGGTATCTGAATCCGAAGGTGCTGCTGGCGTTGTGCGTCTGGGTTGTTTACGCGGTTGTCCTGCACTCGCCGATCAATCCGAGCTTCAGAGGCCGCCGGGCAGCTGTGTTGAGCGTGGTCGGATTCGCGCTGATGGTCGGCACTGTCGTCGCGGTGCAGTTTGTGCCGAGTGGCAGGTGA
- the argC gene encoding N-acetyl-gamma-glutamyl-phosphate reductase, which yields MSIRVGIVGVSGYGGGEALRLCANHPSFEVAYVAGESSSGSKLIEKFPGIGRLGDLIIQKWDPTALPKLDVLFASLPTGASKDALAAVPAGTKIVDIGGDHRYVDGWTYGLADVWPEQIKSASRVANPGCYPAATLGALAPLLAGKLIEPGNIIVDAKTGVSGAGRGGGDSKFSYAEVNEDLSPYGLLKHTHMPEIAATIAKVSGGSSAGLIFTPHLVPMTRGILATIYCRTHPGAGVTTEQCLETARKFYAGRPFVRVTDKPPHTKWAMGSNLTFVSYAADPERNLVIAMGVVDNLGKGAAGQAVQNANLITGQPETAGLEGTPLWP from the coding sequence ATGAGCATTCGAGTCGGCATTGTCGGGGTCAGCGGGTACGGCGGCGGCGAAGCGCTGCGGCTTTGTGCCAATCATCCGTCGTTCGAGGTCGCGTATGTCGCCGGGGAGAGCAGCTCCGGGTCGAAGCTGATCGAAAAGTTCCCCGGCATCGGCCGGCTCGGCGACCTGATCATTCAGAAGTGGGACCCGACCGCCCTGCCGAAGCTCGATGTGCTGTTTGCGTCGTTGCCGACCGGGGCGTCGAAGGACGCGCTCGCGGCGGTGCCGGCGGGGACGAAGATCGTCGATATCGGCGGCGACCACCGCTACGTGGACGGCTGGACCTACGGGCTGGCGGACGTCTGGCCGGAACAGATCAAGTCGGCGTCGCGCGTCGCCAACCCGGGGTGCTACCCGGCGGCGACGCTGGGCGCGCTCGCCCCGCTGCTGGCGGGGAAGCTGATCGAACCGGGCAACATCATTGTGGATGCCAAGACCGGCGTCAGCGGCGCGGGTCGGGGCGGCGGGGACAGCAAGTTCAGTTATGCCGAGGTGAACGAAGACCTGTCGCCTTACGGGCTGCTCAAGCACACGCACATGCCGGAGATCGCGGCGACGATCGCGAAGGTGTCCGGCGGGAGCTCGGCGGGGCTGATCTTTACGCCTCACCTGGTGCCGATGACGCGCGGCATTCTTGCGACGATCTATTGCCGGACGCATCCGGGCGCGGGCGTGACGACCGAACAGTGCCTGGAGACCGCGCGCAAGTTCTATGCCGGCCGGCCGTTCGTGCGGGTGACGGACAAGCCGCCGCACACCAAGTGGGCGATGGGGTCGAACCTGACGTTCGTGAGTTACGCCGCCGACCCGGAGCGGAACTTGGTCATTGCGATGGGCGTGGTGGACAACCTGGGCAAGGGGGCGGCGGGACAGGCGGTTCAGAACGCGAACCTGATCACCGGTCAGCCGGAGACGGCCGGGCTGGAAGGCACGCCGCTCTGGCCTTGA
- a CDS encoding SMI1/KNR4 family protein → MKIEDVQVAEKPLVLATAADLDTLASRLWITFPSGYREYVMRLGEGVLGGSFVRIYPPWRIEKELPEWRRRINKYWFWAEGRELLPKERALECVLIGDTVNGDELVFHPSRPNRLLVLPRESEQIFDAGGDLLDAIEWMCTSGELVERFDERKFEPFDSRVDSADRASEVAAADPEGESLDDLVELAERWTKRHAVKETARKQLRQQTPKGGKAELIYEGILIDGSSKLDVGYGVAWRINDKETGKLLGVFRWRKGDGHQGSAYEPAKGA, encoded by the coding sequence TTGAAGATCGAGGATGTACAGGTTGCGGAGAAGCCTCTCGTGCTTGCGACTGCGGCTGATTTGGACACGCTAGCGTCACGCCTCTGGATCACGTTCCCATCTGGTTACCGTGAGTACGTCATGCGTCTCGGTGAGGGCGTCCTTGGCGGCTCCTTCGTGCGAATCTATCCCCCGTGGCGGATCGAGAAAGAGCTTCCGGAATGGAGGCGGCGCATCAATAAGTACTGGTTCTGGGCTGAAGGCCGCGAACTGCTGCCCAAGGAACGCGCCTTGGAGTGCGTGCTCATTGGAGATACCGTCAACGGCGACGAACTTGTGTTTCACCCGAGCCGCCCGAATCGGCTCTTAGTCTTGCCTCGCGAGAGTGAGCAGATCTTCGACGCGGGCGGCGATCTCCTGGACGCGATAGAGTGGATGTGCACCTCAGGCGAGTTGGTCGAGCGGTTCGACGAACGAAAGTTTGAACCCTTCGACAGCCGAGTCGATTCAGCGGATCGTGCATCCGAAGTGGCTGCGGCCGATCCCGAGGGCGAGTCGCTTGACGACCTCGTCGAACTGGCCGAGCGTTGGACAAAGCGGCATGCGGTGAAAGAAACTGCGCGGAAGCAGTTACGGCAGCAGACGCCGAAGGGTGGCAAGGCGGAACTAATCTACGAAGGCATCCTGATCGACGGGTCGTCGAAGTTGGATGTTGGGTACGGCGTGGCTTGGCGAATCAACGACAAGGAAACCGGAAAGCTGCTCGGTGTGTTTCGCTGGCGGAAGGGCGATGGGCATCAGGGTTCGGCGTACGAGCCAGCAAAGGGCGCATGA
- a CDS encoding trypsin-like serine protease has protein sequence MRTRLLLTFSLASASTLLVGRADGTIIGPGDGTGNSLPANPPAGIAVQNVGTYSNGAGPASATYLGNRYVLIANHAGLPSGGINFPTVGTFALDGTTDQLLTNSDTSNTDLRLVRLATDPGLPTLTIASATPAIGAGLTMVGGGRNRATTPTYYNITAPGGVVTWTATANSASASAGGFAWAPSNGIRWGTNTNDGDGQGGSRFRLGGAFNVDVFQTDFYESGTGPNYSIANAKNDFLASGSTTSEAQASQGDSGGAVFAADGSLVGIMHAIDGFTNQPSELALFGQHTFISDLSVYRSQLSAVPEPAVATLAVGMTGLLALRRRRRLPG, from the coding sequence ATGCGTACCCGTCTGCTGCTGACATTTTCCCTGGCATCTGCGTCCACCCTGCTCGTGGGGCGAGCGGACGGCACGATTATCGGACCAGGCGACGGCACCGGGAACTCGCTGCCGGCCAATCCGCCGGCCGGCATTGCCGTGCAGAACGTGGGTACCTATTCCAACGGTGCCGGACCCGCTTCGGCGACCTATCTCGGCAATCGTTATGTCCTGATCGCCAACCACGCCGGCCTGCCGTCGGGTGGTATCAACTTCCCGACCGTCGGGACGTTCGCTCTCGACGGCACGACGGACCAGCTTCTGACCAATTCCGATACTTCGAACACCGACCTGCGGCTCGTTCGCCTCGCGACGGATCCGGGTCTTCCCACACTTACCATCGCGTCGGCGACGCCGGCAATCGGCGCCGGCCTGACCATGGTCGGTGGCGGTCGAAACCGCGCGACCACTCCCACCTACTACAACATCACCGCGCCCGGCGGTGTCGTCACCTGGACCGCGACGGCCAACTCGGCTTCGGCCAGCGCCGGTGGGTTTGCCTGGGCACCAAGCAATGGCATCCGGTGGGGCACCAACACCAACGACGGCGACGGCCAGGGTGGCTCGCGCTTCCGGTTGGGCGGCGCGTTCAACGTCGATGTCTTCCAGACGGACTTCTACGAATCCGGGACCGGTCCGAACTACAGCATCGCGAACGCCAAGAATGACTTTCTCGCCAGCGGCAGCACAACAAGTGAAGCCCAGGCCTCGCAAGGCGATTCCGGCGGTGCCGTATTCGCCGCGGATGGTTCGCTCGTTGGCATCATGCACGCGATCGACGGATTCACCAATCAGCCGTCCGAGCTCGCCCTCTTCGGGCAGCACACCTTCATCTCCGACCTGTCAGTCTACCGAAGCCAGTTGTCGGCCGTCCCGGAACCGGCGGTGGCGACCCTGGCCGTCGGCATGACGGGCCTGCTCGCCCTGCGACGCCGTCGTCGCCTGCCCGGCTGA
- a CDS encoding class I SAM-dependent methyltransferase has protein sequence MTTSNPISCWCGNTSLADFGPEFLHCGDCQTLVSRQRGRPADEILHVGADEGGLYGKSYWFEHQEQDVGLPDITSRARTDLPERCVYWLRTLLAFKLPPANVLELGSAHGGFVAMLRSAGYDAAGLELSPYIVDFARQTFGVPMHLGPVEQQPIAPGSLDAIVMMDVLEHLPDPIGTMKHVASLLKPDGVLIAQTPRYPEHRTFAQMAGANDYFLNHMRGKAPEHLLLFSESSAGRLMREIGLPTVIFEPPIFHQYDMYFVAARQTVARHPAASQATALQATAGGRLTQALLDATGERDSYLAEANKRLAVIEGLVAEVERLK, from the coding sequence ATGACGACGTCAAACCCCATCTCCTGCTGGTGCGGCAACACGAGCTTGGCCGATTTCGGCCCGGAGTTTCTGCATTGCGGCGACTGCCAGACCCTGGTCTCCCGCCAGCGAGGCAGGCCGGCGGACGAGATTCTCCATGTCGGCGCCGACGAAGGCGGCCTGTACGGGAAGAGCTACTGGTTCGAACACCAGGAACAGGATGTCGGCCTGCCCGACATCACCTCCCGAGCCCGAACCGACCTGCCCGAGCGGTGCGTCTATTGGCTGCGGACCTTGCTCGCATTCAAGCTGCCGCCGGCGAACGTTTTGGAACTGGGCAGCGCGCACGGCGGCTTCGTGGCGATGCTGCGATCCGCCGGCTACGACGCGGCCGGGCTGGAGCTAAGCCCGTATATCGTCGATTTCGCCCGGCAGACCTTTGGCGTGCCGATGCATCTGGGCCCGGTGGAGCAACAACCGATCGCGCCCGGGTCGCTCGATGCCATCGTCATGATGGACGTGCTGGAACATCTCCCGGACCCGATCGGCACGATGAAGCACGTCGCGTCGCTGCTGAAGCCCGACGGCGTCCTTATCGCCCAGACGCCGCGCTATCCGGAACATCGCACGTTCGCCCAGATGGCTGGAGCCAACGACTACTTCCTGAATCACATGCGGGGCAAAGCACCAGAGCATCTGTTGCTATTCAGTGAGTCGAGCGCCGGGCGACTGATGCGCGAGATCGGGCTGCCGACGGTGATTTTCGAGCCGCCGATCTTCCACCAGTATGACATGTATTTTGTCGCCGCCCGACAGACGGTTGCGCGCCATCCGGCTGCGTCGCAGGCGACGGCACTTCAGGCGACGGCGGGCGGTCGGCTGACGCAGGCCTTGCTCGACGCGACCGGCGAGCGCGATTCGTATCTCGCCGAGGCCAACAAGCGCCTGGCGGTGATCGAAGGTCTGGTCGCCGAGGTCGAACGCCTCAAGTAG
- a CDS encoding MarR family winged helix-turn-helix transcriptional regulator yields the protein MDLKDEIKKREPFEFPVEEAYLNLLRTHSVMLAEVEGLFKRHGISEPKYNALRILRGAKKNREYDGEGVPCLEIGARMVARVPDVTRLVDRLEADGLVARHRSEKDRRVVYIAITPKALDLLAELEAPLRRLMDEQATRLTQAEWKELSRLLFKARQRQSET from the coding sequence GTGGACCTCAAAGACGAGATCAAGAAGCGTGAACCCTTCGAGTTTCCGGTCGAAGAGGCGTACCTGAACCTGCTCCGGACCCATAGCGTGATGCTCGCCGAGGTCGAAGGGCTGTTCAAACGGCACGGCATCTCGGAACCCAAGTACAATGCCCTGCGGATCTTGCGCGGCGCCAAGAAGAACCGGGAGTACGACGGCGAGGGTGTTCCTTGCCTTGAGATCGGTGCCCGGATGGTCGCGCGGGTGCCGGACGTGACCCGCCTGGTGGACCGTCTGGAAGCTGACGGACTGGTCGCAAGGCATCGAAGCGAGAAGGATCGGCGGGTGGTCTATATCGCGATCACCCCCAAGGCGCTGGACCTGCTGGCCGAGTTGGAGGCGCCGCTGAGGCGTCTGATGGACGAGCAGGCTACGCGATTGACGCAAGCGGAGTGGAAAGAGCTCAGCCGGCTGCTGTTCAAGGCCCGGCAGCGTCAATCGGAAACGTAG
- a CDS encoding UbiA family prenyltransferase yields the protein MQQSVNQRQPASLPVAALRALRPHQWVKNVLLLLPLLLAHVLPWHGHTALRQWFAAVGGFTAFCLAASAIYLINDLKDLEVDRLHPTKRQRPFASGALSTRIGPPLICALLAVAAALCAALPWHFGASLAVYVTLGVAYSVWFKQRLLLDVFVLAGLYTLRLLAGGYAGSVEVSKWLLAFSIFFFVSLAFAKRYAELVLLSGVGQTEARGRSYDTGDLRLVESAGLASGYLAVLVMALYINDTSSAASKLYTAPVFLWMLCPLLMYWITRVWFVAGRKALDDDPILFAIKDRVSWCTLVMAIAIVIAAWQPWHT from the coding sequence ATGCAGCAATCCGTCAACCAACGCCAGCCTGCCAGCCTGCCTGTCGCCGCGTTGCGAGCGCTGAGGCCGCACCAATGGGTCAAGAACGTTCTTCTGCTGCTTCCGCTTCTGCTGGCGCACGTCCTTCCCTGGCACGGGCATACGGCTCTGCGGCAGTGGTTTGCCGCCGTTGGCGGATTCACCGCGTTCTGCCTGGCGGCATCGGCGATCTACCTGATCAATGACCTCAAAGACCTGGAAGTTGACCGTCTTCATCCCACCAAGCGCCAGCGGCCTTTCGCATCAGGAGCGCTTTCCACCCGCATCGGCCCGCCGCTGATTTGTGCCCTGCTCGCCGTCGCGGCCGCACTCTGCGCCGCCCTGCCTTGGCACTTTGGTGCGTCGCTCGCGGTCTACGTCACGCTCGGCGTGGCGTACTCGGTGTGGTTCAAGCAGCGATTACTGCTGGACGTCTTCGTCCTGGCCGGACTCTACACGCTTCGACTCCTCGCCGGCGGTTACGCGGGCAGCGTCGAGGTGAGCAAATGGTTGCTCGCGTTCTCGATCTTCTTCTTTGTGTCGCTCGCGTTTGCCAAGCGCTATGCGGAACTGGTCCTGCTCTCGGGCGTCGGGCAGACCGAGGCCCGGGGACGCAGCTACGACACTGGCGACCTCCGGCTCGTCGAAAGCGCGGGCCTCGCCAGCGGATACCTCGCCGTGCTGGTCATGGCGCTCTACATCAACGATACGTCCAGCGCCGCGTCGAAGCTCTATACGGCCCCCGTGTTCCTCTGGATGCTCTGCCCCCTGCTGATGTACTGGATCACCCGCGTCTGGTTCGTCGCCGGGCGGAAAGCGCTCGACGACGACCCCATCCTTTTCGCGATCAAAGACCGCGTGAGCTGGTGCACGCTGGTGATGGCGATCGCGATTGTCATCGCGGCGTGGCAGCCGTGGCACACTTAG